In Rhodoferax sediminis, the sequence CTCGCGCCTGACCATCGCGCGGCGGTCTGGCTTGGCCGCCGGCAGGTTGGGCATCCGCAGACGGTAGTCCGCCACTACAGGCGGTGGAGAGAGCAGCCTGCCAGTGATGGGCTGACCCTGGTCAGCCAGGCGGCACGCGCTGGCGACAGCGTCCGCCAAGACATCTTCGAGCCGCTCCGAGGCCTTGAGGCGATAGCCGAGATAGGCCAGCGCCCGCTGTGTCGCAGAGTCGATGACGCGGTCCATTCGCTCCAGGAACTTCTCAACGTCCAGTAGACGCTGGAACCTCGAAACGTCACGAGCCAGCATGTCCTCAACCGCCTCATGGCGAGCACCGGGCAGCGCGCGGTAGCCAGTCAACAGCTGCTCGCGGGCCGGCTCCGTGGTCGCGATCGCATCGACCAGCTCGATGATTTCAAAGCGCAGCATCAGTGGATGGTTCTCCGTGCGCATCTGGCGGAAGTCACGAACATAGAGTTCTTCGATGTGCTCACTGAAGAAGCGCCTCACGAAGACAGGCGTGGCCTGCTCCTGCGTCAGATCGCGAATGAGGTCCCTCACCCTCAAGGTAGTTGCGTTCAGGCTGTTGATCAGTCGCGAGCAAGACTGGGCAGCTGTCTGAAAGCCGGCTGCCTGTTCCTTTGGATTGGACTGCGCTGCCTTGAGCTGGTTGTAGATCATCTGGATGCTGCCGCCGACCAATTGCGGGCCGTCGAGCGCAAACTGCTCCAGGGCATCGAAGAATCGGGCCACCACTGGGCGCATGCTGACAAAGACCCGCAGCCCAACCCGGTCCTCGATCAGCCAACCGGTTTCAACCAGCCGCGCCAGCCATTGGTTGGCCTGCACGTTGATCGGTGTCGCCGCAGCCTCCGCGTTCTCCTCCTCCCATTGCTCGTCAAGCAAGAAGCGTTCGATCTCCTTCGTCACCTGCTCGTGCAGATAGCCTTCGGCATACGGCGGCACACAGTCCGCACCGAAAAAGCGCTCCGACAACCGTATCAGCAGCTCCCAGGCCCGGCGGTTGTAGCGGCCGGTTAGCGGGCCAAAGAGCGCATTGGGCAGGCGATCGAATAAGTTCATGACAATTTATACTCTAAGCTAAATTAGCTTGCAAGCTAATTTTGTAGTATGCTTCGGCCATCGCAATTCGATCCATCGGTTCCGTGTCCCACCTGACCAATCTCGAAACCGTACTGACCTGGGAAGGCGCGATCGACAACGAGCGCATTCGACAGTTGTTGGACGTCAAAGCCGTGTGGGCAAGCCGCCTTTTGGGCGAACTGGTCAAGCGGATGGGACGCCGCGCCCGACGCGCATCGGCTCATGCCCCACTCGAATTCGCAGATCCGCATTCCGCGAGACGCTCGCCCGACGAATACTTGCGGATCGTGAGCACGCACCAGGACCGCCTGATCGGAGGATTCGTAGAGGATGCCCGCGTCGATCTCTCTGCGGTAGCCCCACAATTGTTTTCGACTCTGTTTCGCGCCGTCAAGCAGCAGGCCGGCGTCCAAATCGTCTACCGGTCCATGTCCTCGCCGGCGGGCTCGGAACGGATCATCTTTCCCCACGCATTCGTGCGCGCACCCCGGCGCTGGCATGTGCGCGCTTGGTGCGCAAAGCGCCTGGGCTATCGCGACTTCACACTGGGTCGCATGGCGTCAGCCGAACTTCTGGATACCCCGAACTCGAATCCGCGAGAGGGCGACGCGGAGTGGTTGCGCATGCTGGAGCTCGTGATCGTTGCCCACCCTGCCCTGTCCATCTCACAGCAAGAGATGATCGCCCATGAGTACTTTCCTGGCGCCCGGGCCATGCGCCTGCGGGTGCGCGAATGTCTGGCCTCGTATGCCATCCAGGACTTGCGTCTCGCATTGGACGCATCCAGGCAGGGGCCGCCGGACTACCAATTACTGGTCAGCAATGCGGCGAAGCTCCCTCCATTGTTCGGCCAGAAGGGAAATTTGACATGACCAGACGAGCGCCCGTCTGCCGGTATGCTGGACGCCAGTCCTGTGCCATTCAAATGCATTTCGCTCGCTATCAATCGTCAACGACACCATGCCTCATGACGGCATTCCGCCCCTCACCAACGGCTGCCTGTATGTCGCAAAGCAGCACGGCGATGAGCATTGGAAGCCTGTGGCCGTGAGCATCAAGCCTCCGCTACCGACAGACGGGGAACAGATTCCACGTGGGGCGTGAGACGAACGGACGATGAGCAACCTATTCGACGTTGATGGCGCCAATCTTGATCTCGGGTTCGAGAACCTGAAGGCCGCTGAGTCTCCTATCGAGCAGCAGCTTCGCGCCATGCTGCAGGAGATGTGGTCGCGCTACGAGCCTTATGCCGATTCCGATTTCCGGCATGGCTTTGCGCGCGACGTCGATGGCCGCTTCTGGGAGATGTACTTGGGTTGCACGCTGCTCGAAGCCGGATGCACCTTGCTTCCCGTTGTCGAACGCGAACGCGATGGCGGGCAACCCGATCTGTGCGTCCTCGAAGACGGCCGTCGGATCTGGATCGAGGCCATCACCCCGGACGAAGGTGCTCCAGGGCCAGACCAGATCGTGCGGCCCGTTCCGATCAACGAAGGCGGGAGTCTTGTCGCCGCACCAATCAGGCAAGCGCAGCTTCGAACCTCCAGCGCTTTCTGGACCAAGGCACAGAAGATTGGACGCTACATCGAACAAGGCGTGATCGCGCCGGAGGACCCGCGCATCATCGCGATCAGCGCTAGCCGATTCGGCGTCTACGTCGCCGAGCAGCCATTACCGCTCATCATGACGACGCTGTTTCCGATCGGGGATGCCTACGTCACCATCGACCGAGAGACTGGCGGCGTTCTTGAAGAAAGCTTTCACGCCGCGCCATTAATCCAGCGTGAGCGCAATCCGATCCCGCGCACCGCATTTCTTAATGAGCGCTTTGCGCACATATCGGGCGTGATCTGGTCGCGGATTGGTATCGGCAACCTGTCGCGCCAGGTCCGTCCCATCACCTATGTCCACAATCCCCTGGCACAGACTCCGCTGTCGCCGAATTGGGGAGTCTGGGATCGCGAGTTCGTGACGAACCGGCGCGGCGACGAATGGGAGGCCAACGACATCCTCGCCGAGGCGACCGCGGTGGAGGCACCATGACAATCCGGCCGTCCCCACCCACTTGTCCGCCGTACGTCAAGAGGGTCGACCATGGTAGTGGGCATTGAGCAGCGCTTGATCGCGCCGATCGCCGCACTGATCATCCATGCGATGACCCCGACACACGCGCACCGGGGGAACCGGCAATATCCGCCGATCGCTGAGCGGATAACGGCCATGATTGGCGACTACAGTGTCCCGGGAGGTTCATCCTTTTGGCTTGTCACGGCCTGCCTCCTGACCGCACTCATGCGGCAAGAGAACCGCCCACTTAACATCATCGCGTCCTCAAACCAGGAGATGGTCGAGATCCTGCTCGACCGGCTCCGTTAAAACCGCAAGGAGCGCGACGTGCCAGTCTATTTCATTGGCGAAGATGAAAATGGATGCTCCCCGATCAAGATTGGGGTCGCGAAGAATATAGAGGTGCGCAAGCGCAACCTTCAGACCGGTAATCCTCTGGAACTGCGTTTGCTCGGTTGGATCGACACTGTCGACTCGTTCCAGCTTGAGCGGCACCTCCACCATCACTTTGAGGCGACCCGTGTACGGGGAGAGTGGTTCGCCATTGAGCCGGCGGACATCCTGCTCATTCTCATGCGCGCCGGCCGCGATGGGTTTGTCGCCAAGAATGCTGACGCCTTCCAGATCGTCGGCTATGACCGTGACGCAGTCCCCGAGTATCTCGGCGTATGGGAATGGGGAGACCTTGAAATCGACGAATGCTGTCCCTTCTGCGGGTGCTTTTGCGGCATGCATTTTCAGGAGGCATCGCAGATGTACCACTGCCTCAACTGTGACACGCTGAGCGACTTTTCGGAGCTCGATCCGCGTAACGAAGAACCGGAGGACTGAGCCATGAATGACAACGGACAGAGTGCAAGCGAGCTATGGCTGGAAGGGCGCGCGCCTGGCTTTCGGGATCTTCCTGATCCAGACCGCCGCGTCATCTTTGACTTCGCCTTTCTCTGGAGTCTTTTCGAAGCGCAGATCATGGGCAATTTCGCTCGTGCCGACCGCATCCGGGAACAGGTCGATCGCTGGGCGGCAGACGGTACGCTTGAGGCAGATCTCTACGACGCGGAGCTTGCCTACTTTCGGAACCGTTACTTCGCCGATGGGGCATTGACCCATCACTTCTCTTTCCTCAATCTTCGCCCCTCAGACCACCCTGATCTCGTCCAAGCTGTCATCAAGGGCACGAATGGCGACCCACGCGACCGGGTGCTGGGTCTGCTGATGATCGTCTGGCGCCTGCGCAACAATCTCTCCACGGCGCGAAATGGGCCTACGAGCTTCGCGGCCAGCGGGACAATTTCACGCACGCGAACAGCGTCTTGATGCGAATGCTGGACCGCCATGGCCAGCTCGACTAGTGGCGAAAATCCACCGGCCTATTTTTTTTGTTTCCTTGCAATCTTTCGTGCTGGCGCGGCAGAGTCCGTCGCGCCCTTTGCACTCGCACTGATCGCACTGGGCAGGTATCTCCGCCCCGGCACCTTCACGACGACGACATGCCGCGGTTCCGCCTCGTCTTTCCTGAGCACGGAGCGACACTCCACAAGGGATCGAATATGCGGGGTGCCTTGGCGCTTCGCCTCGGTTAGGTCAAGTACCAGCAGGAACCCCAGTCGGATACTGACGTTCTGATAATCGGTGGTTTGCCCCGCGTAGCTTTTCGCCAAGAAGTCGAACGATGCGTCCTGCGTTTCGCGCTTGACCTCAACTACGATCCGCTCACCAGTCGTTTTGAGCGCCACGTCCGCGCGACCGCCGCCAAGATTCGTTGCCTCGATCTCTCCGGCAGCAGCTTGGGTGGACAACCAACGAAAGTAGTCCTCCTGCAGGGCGCTTTCCGGCGGCACCGTGCCATCCGTGGTTTCAAAGAGATAGGCCACTGAAGGATCATCCTTTCTGGTCACTTCAAGTCGGTTCTTCAGAAACCTTACCGTCCATAGCAGTACGGTGTCGAACAACTTGGCGCCACGAATGTTGTCACGGTGATCTGGATGGCTCTCAACTGCCGATCGGCAATGGTCAAAGATATCAATCTCTGCCCCGCTCAGATTCTCCATACTCGAAGCGAATGCGTTGGCGATGACCTCCCTTACTCTCCGTTCAGTATCTTCACTGCAGCGGGCTTGTGAGAGTACGGCAGCAACCGGCGCCCAAACGGCGGCTGCCTCAATGGGGTTCCGCGAGATTTCGGCGCGATTCGGTATAGCGCGTTCGATGCCCTCTAGGATGGCATTGGCCTCCGGAACCAATTCGTGCTCGCGGTTCTGCACGAGCCAGCGCTTCAAAAGATAGGCCTGCCCTTCGCGTCCGCTGATAGAGGACTCTATTCTTGGCCGGACCAAAGTCTCGAGGTGCCCGTCGCGATTTCGCTTGAGGATCGTTCGTCCCGCACTGTACGCGGCTAAAACTTGACTCTCGATGACGACCTTGGGTTCCCACCAGCTAACTTCGTCTAGACTTTCGGCAAGGGATGCCAAGGTGTTCGCGAGATCGTTCCAGCAAGCAGCTTGCAGGTGGCGTGCACCAAGCCAAGCTGGCGCACTGGCATCCGTATGCCAAGCGAGCAATTCAAAGGCGGCCTTGTGAATTAAAGCGCTGCGTCGATTCAGTTCGAGCTTGCTCTTGTGCGCCTCGAAGTCCGTCAGCAGATCAAGGCATTCACCATAGAGCACGGCCTCTGGCGCAGTCTCTCGCGTTGCCTCGGCCTTCTTGAACCAGAGTAACGCGTCTCTGAATAGGGAGTCCGCTACGTCTCGACGAGACTCATCCAGCGCGGAGGTCAACCCCGCCATCCCCATTTCAAAGCTTGCGTCATATGCGGCCTCCTCACATTCTGCAAGGCCTTGCAGGATGCCAAGCAGTTCTCCCTCCCGCCAGTGCGAATGCGCGACACCCATAATCTTCGCTGCGTAGCGGAGAAAAATCGGTTCGTCGGACGCCTTGATACCAAGCAGGACGTCAAGGAGGCGAAACTGCATCCGGCGAGTGGACGCAGCCAAGCGGAAGGCACCGTCGAGAGCGATCGCACGAGCGTACCCTGAGATGCGCCCTGACAAGTCGGTCGCCTTGTGTAGAAAGGCCATGAAAACATCTTCAACAGCAGTCTCCCGCAACTCCCCACAGGCAACAGTGGCATCGACCATCTCGATCAGTACGATGTCGTTAGTCGCCCCGCGCACCAGACACCCAATGGTTTCCTTCCACAGATGCGCATCATCCCCAAGAGCTTCGCTCGGCGTGCGGAGCAGCGCCAACAGAATCTCGCCCGCCAGCGGCGACGTCGCCAGCGACGAGGCGGCCTTGGCAATTGCATCAAGCCCACCAAGATCATCTACACGCGGTGTTTTGCCTTGGACCAACAACGCCTGCAGAGCTTTCTCCAGCGGGTGTAACTGGGCATCTGCAAGATCGCTCACCACAGATAACCTCCATCGGAGGCTTCCTTGCGACAGTTGGGAGGGATGAATTCGCTCATTGCCGTGGAAGTGATGCCTGCAACGAATATCTGAAGGTGTGGAAGTTCTTCTCTCACCACCTTCAGGCCTGAAAGTAGACCGCGGAGATCTTCTGGAGCAACTTCCTGGGCAGCGGGTGAATCAATCATGATCAGACCGGGATGTCTTCCAATGCCGCGGCGCTCACCCACCTGAATCATGGCAAGCACCGTAGCGACCTTGAGACGCAGGCGCTCACCCTTCGTCACCTTGCTAAAAGAAGTGTCGGCGCCTCCCTTTACGAGCAAGAGGTTCGCATTTCCACGAAGCTGCGCCTTCGACAGGCTGTGCATTCCAAAGCTCTGGGCATAGTGCAGGAGGCTGGTTGACACCTCCTCGAGGAATTCGTCGCGAACTGCTTTGGATCGCGACTCGGTCTCACTAACGATTGCCTTCAGTACTGTTGGCTCATCATCCGCCGCTTCACTGAAGCCAGGGTCGAACCTGGCTTCTTCCAGACGCCCTTCAAGCATTGCAACTTCGTTCAGCAGCAGCTTTCGGGCATCGAACGCCCCCAGCTGCTCCGTCAATTCTTGAGTCTTGGATTGGATGCCTTCCAAGTCCGTCTGCAATGTCAAAAGGCTCTCTTCGGCCTGCTTTCGATTCTTCTCGGCTTTGTCGAAGGCCGCCTTCGATGCCTTAACGCTTGACTCAAGCCCCGCTTTCAGGAGGTCGGCGTCTTCGCTGCTCGCGATGCTCTCGCCACACACTGAACACGAATGGCTCAGTGTCTCCTTCTTCTTTCTCTCCTTGTCGATTTCATGATCGCAACGCGGGCAGCATGTCGGGTCAAGCATGCGGAAGATTGACCCAGCAGCTGTGGAGTCCTTGTGCGCCTGAAGCTCCCTGCGATCCTGCAGATAGGCTGCACTTGCTTGCTGCTCAGCAGCCGCTTCCCGAGATGCCCGCTCTTGCATCGCCTTCTCACGACGCTTTGCTTCTGCATACTTGCCACTGAGCAGCGAGAGTTCGACTTGAATAGCCTCGTCCGAAGGAAGCGCAGCCAGGCTTGCTCGCTTCTCGGAGAGCTGTGCCTCAATTTCACCGACACGCGTCTGTTTCGCACGCGCAGATTGACCTCGCCGACGGGCCTCTAGGTTGTTGCCAGAATCGACCAATTTCTGTGCCGCCAGAGCCGACGCATGGGTGGAGACCCAAGGCACACCGAGATACATCTGCATGAGCCGTGCCTGCGTTCCCGTGGTGAAGGGCAGATCGCCCAGCACGACGTCATAGTTGGTGCCAATGAACATCGCGCCGGACAGAGCTGGCCAGCCATGCACGACGGTTTGGCCGCTCTTGTCTTCCGAATCACTTTCTCGCCAGGTTGCGATGCTCTCCATAGAGAACGCTCGCAAAAAGAAGTCGGACATCACCATCTCAAACTGCTTCTCGCTGCTGAACGTGGCGATTACCGTGGCGTTGGCTGTTGCCGATGTTCGCCGGCTCAGCGCTCCTTTGGCCCCATCCCGACAATCCACCTGAACCTGATACTCAAGGCCATCCAGATCGAGGCGCAGGCAGGCGTTATGTATCCAGGCTCTCACGTCATCCTGCAGATTCGGCGATGGCCTTCCCCTCATCAGCCAGCGTACAACCTCGATGATTGACGACTTACCGCGCAGATTGCGATCAGTCATCATCCCCCACAACCCTTCGCTGAGCTCCTTCCATTCGAACGTATAAGAGCCTTCGTCCACTACCTCGCGTTTCACGCCACCGAAGGAAATGCTCAAGAGTTTCAGCCTTCGCGGAGCCGGTAGTACTGGCGTTGGAACTATATGTCGCGCTGTCAAAACCTGCTCAACACGAGCCACGTCGACGTTCGCCTTGCTTGCGATGGCCTCCAGCCATTCCATGCTCTCTTTTGCCATGTCCCCTCCTTTAGGCAGTTTGCTTGAGTTGAGCAAGTCTCTTCTGCACCTGCGGTCCGATTGGTGGAATGATTCCGCCAAGCTGAGTCTCGGCGTAAGTCGCTTGCTCGTATTGCTTTTCTTTCAGGGCACCACCACCACGAGTGCCCGCAATGTCTGCGACCAATGCTGCCCGATCTGCATACCACCCGAGAACAGGCTCCTGACTAACGGCCGTCGAACACACTCCAACTCCCTGGACCGTAAGGACGAAGTCGGTTTCGTGAACCTTTATTTTTCCCTTGGTCCCCGTGATCCGCACGAGGTCGCGCGATCGTAGCAATGACAGCGCATCATCGAGTCGTTCATACGCCCCAAACAGGTAGCGAATCATCGGGATGCGCCGCAGATCCGGCTCGTCGCTTTCGAATATCGCCTCGGCGGCGAGGCGGTGGCCAGCATTGCCGGTCGTTTCAAAAGAGTCCAACAGCTCACTTGCTAGGTAGTCTGGGTTGCGCATCCAAAAATCGAAGGCATGCAATCGCGCTTCGCCTCTAAAGATTTTGGCGACTGTCGCGTCGTCTGGATCGCTCAGCGGCACGCCGCCCGCGGTCAAAATGAAGAGTATGCGCATCGCATCACGGTGTGGGCTACGGCCACTCATGCTCACTCCTTCTTCCTCAGCATCAACTGGATCATCGCGAACAGACGATAAAACAGGTAATCGATCTGGTCCACATCGATGACAGGCACTTGGGAAACCTCGGAATGGCGAATCAGATAGCTGTTACCGATGGAGGTCAGCTCCAGTGCTTCCGCTTCCAACCTGGCCCTCAAAGTCGATTCCGATGCCGCAGCGTCCAGAATGATCTTGACCGACCGCTTCTTGTCACCAGGGTCAGCAAGAGATTTGAGCCTTTCCCACGCGTCCCACAAACGCTCCAGCGCCTCGCGTCGAACGAGAGGACTGCGATCAGAAAATTTCACGCGGCACTCGTCCAGCATGTTGTCGAGAGTACGATCTCCGGTGTCGAACGCTGTTCGTCTCAGTTCGTCACCCAGAACCAGCGGCAGAACTCGAACAATGCGTCCTGTCCCAAGCATCTCAAAGGCTAGGCCGTTGCGCGCGAAAATGCGATTGATGGTCGCCCGAAACTCGTCTTGTCCGGCTTGCTGGTCGAAACTCAGGTGATGGTGACTGAAGAAGTCGTGGTACTTGCCGGGAATTGGCTTCGCCAAGGCGGCATACACGAACTCAATGAAGTCAAGAACCAACAACGTGTCCGGCGCAAAGGGCTCTCGTTGAGAGAAAAGCCCCTCCGCTACTTCACGAGTGGTTTCAAGCGGCCATGCCAGGCCTGGCATCTCCGCGACCACAGCCGCAGCCAGTGAGTCGGAATCGCACCCGCAAATAGCTTGCCCATCTGGGCATCGTTCGGGGAACCGAAGTCCGAAGGCACCGCTGTTGATCAACCCCTGCACCGAGGCGGCCAAGCCGGCCCAAACCGCAGGTGAGATCGATTGGTCGGTTCGCGCCTTTGGGCCGTTCTCCCGGTCGCTAAAGTAGTCCGTCATCAGCGCACCGCCTTGTGATCGATTGACACGGCTATTTCCGGGTCGTTGAAGAACCATTCGCGATCGGTTGGCAGCGCATGGACGGTTTCCGACAACCCGCTCATTAGCTCGCCTCCCGAACGGACGTAATCAGAGGTGATTCGTCCTCGTCGTAAGTCAGATGAACCTGAGTTTTGGCGCGCGTCACGCCAACGTAGAAAAGTCGAGCTGCTTCTTCCAACTGCTCGTCGGTCTTGTCGTAGCCGCTGGGGAACACACCGTTCTCCAGCCCGACCATGATGACGGCCTGGAACTCCAGCCCCTTCGAGCTGTGTAATGTCATCAGATTGATCTGGTCCGGACTCTTGCCCTGATTCCCGAAAATCTCTACCGTGAATGCCCGCAAGGGCCCGCCCGCGGCCGCCGCCTCCATCAGGTCGTCCAGGTTGTCTTCCTCATCGGCGAGACCAGGCTCCTCTCGGAGCAGTTCATCCAACGCTTCGCGACGCAATACCGAGAGCCATCGATGCAGGGGCTGCGCACCGTCCCGTAGTGAGAACAAGGCCGAGATCAACTGCTTGCGTGCGGCCAGCAGTTCGGATTCACGCGTGACAGAGCGACGCAACCGTCGCCAGGCTTTGAGCAGTTGCGAAAGAGGCACCGACCCTGTCTGCCAGCCGTCAGCACACCACCGCGCAGCATCTGTGAGCCACTCGGTCAGGCGGGTACGCTTTATCGGCGATCCATTGTCAAGCCGGAAGTACCGCAAGCCGAGGGCATCCGCCGCCTGCGCAATCGGTGTCCCCTCGTTGAGCGTGCGGTACAGCAGCGCTATGTCCCCGTGAGTCCAAGACGGATTTGCCGCGAGGAGCGCCGGCACCAGCGTCCCAAGCGCGTAGTCCGCCTGTTCGCGGATATTGCACTCCAAACGGTGAATAAGGATTTCGCCCGCCCGCCCATCATGAGAACGAAACTCAGCGGGTTCCGGCAAAAGCGCCATGGAAGCAGCGATGATGCGGTCCGCGCAACGATAGTTCAGCTTGAGTCTGATGGATTCCATTTTCGGGAGACGGGCCAACGCTCGCAACAAGCTCGGCTTGGCGCCGGTGAATCCATAGATGGATTGATCCGGGTCTCCCACTGCAACTACCCGGGTACCCGCCCGAAGCAATGCCAACACGATGCGATGCAGTGGAAGGCCAAGATCCTGATATTCGTCGATCACGATCACCGGATACTTGGCCTGAATGGCACGTCTAACCCACTCGTGCTTCTCAACAAGTTGCAGTCCGGCAAGGACCAGGCCATCGAAGTCGATCAGGCCATTTTGCAGAAGCAATGTTTCGTAGGCCTCCACCACCGCTGTCTCACGGGCGGACCATGCACGCCACTCGTCACTACCCTTGTCCGGGACGGTGCGCCGCAGCTTGTCGCAAGCCACGCGAAACCAATTTGGCGCATTGCCCCTCAACTGCTCGCGATTGGCATCGGCAAAGAGCTTCCGCGCCTGGGCCGGCGAAGCCACAAGGAGGGGATCCGGTACGTTGAGACCTGCCAATGCCGCATAAGGCAGAACCAACTCTGTCAGGCAGAAGGAGTGCACTGTCGAGAGCAGGAGATGATCACCTTCGTTTACACCTAACTTGTTCAGCCTTGATCGCAGTTCGCCGACACAGGCATTGCTATAGGTGATGCAGGCCAGTCGACGAGGACGGTGTACATCCTCAGCAAGCACGCGGGCGATCTTGACGGTAATAGTCTTGGTCTTCCCGCTGCCGGGTCCGGCCAAGATGACGCAATTCCCTGTCGATTGGTACGCACGCCATTGATCCTCGTTCCCCCGAAAATCTTCCGCGGCTTTGAGGTACGGGGAAGCGGTGGACGTCATCCCAGCTTGGCCTTCAGATAGTCCAACGCAGATTCGATGTACTCGGGGCATACATCGACGTCCTCCTTTATCAGTACGGACGCCAGCCTTTGCGCCACTCGACCCTTGCCGATGGAGTCGATGTCCTTAAGGAATTGCGAGGGTTCCAGCGAATCAGGGTCCGCCGCAAGACTTGCAAAGCGCGCGTGCATCTTCCTGTTGGTGGTGAGGTCCTTGATGGCTGTCAGGAATTGGTCCTCTGCCCCCGTTCGGAAAACATCGATCTCAAACGTGAATTCGTTCAAGAACACACCATGTTTGGGCGCAAGCTCCATCACCTGCGCAAAGTCGCATCCCTTCCAAACGTCGTCATCCAGAATATGCTGCATGATCTGATTGACCACCCGGTTCTCGCCATAGCTGTCCGTAACGCCTGCCCCATCAGGGTCGGCGTCTTCCTGGCTCGGCACTTCGTTCTTCGGGTCGTAATCCGTCAGCACCACAAACGGGATATCGAGCCCCTTTGGCCCCAGCAATTGGACGTAAGGTGCGAAGTTGGTGCCGGCGATGGAGCAGACTGTGATGCCCATTGCATCAAAATCTAGACTCTCGTCATACAGCATGGCCAGCGTCGGCAGCAGAAACTTCTCCGCATCGCCTTCCACCAGAATGACGCCCTTCGAGAAAAACAGTTCGCCGCGCGTGACGTCGATATAGCGTTCCAGGTCCTCACGGTCGCTAGTATCAAGTTTGATGCCTTTGAGAGAGCGCCCAACGGTATGCCCTTCGCTAGCAATCTGGCGCAGGACAACCACATTGGCGAGCGGCGCCACGCTGGCCACGTTCGGCGAATGCGTTGTGAGCAGAATGCTGCGCGGCCCGGGTCCGGCTTGCTCGTCATCACGCGTTCGCAGGTAGTTCCGATAGATGAGCCGCTGTAGATGAGGATGCAGGTGGGCCTCGGGTTCCTCTATCGCCAGAAACGTGTGTTGACGCTCCCCCTCGTCCACCAGGTATTGATGTTCCAGATGCTT encodes:
- a CDS encoding ATP-dependent nuclease, whose amino-acid sequence is MRLSRIVIKNFRNFKLLDVRLGEHAVVLGENKVGKTNLLFALRLILDPSLPDSLRKLRLDDFWDGLARPVKAEDVIEVSVEFRNFEDDENLLAVLADHLVRPDPMVARITYRYQPVPGIEGAPRSEADYEFILFGGDRPDNTVGYDLRRWMPLDLFPALRDAESDLARWARSPLRPLLDRAAKTVDTKALSTIAGELHKTTSKIAALPELAGVVDQVNNQLTVMVGDKHAVETALGFAPTEPDRLLRALQMMIDGGKRGVAEASLGSANVLYLALKHLEHQYLVDEGERQHTFLAIEEPEAHLHPHLQRLIYRNYLRTRDDEQAGPGPRSILLTTHSPNVASVAPLANVVVLRQIASEGHTVGRSLKGIKLDTSDREDLERYIDVTRGELFFSKGVILVEGDAEKFLLPTLAMLYDESLDFDAMGITVCSIAGTNFAPYVQLLGPKGLDIPFVVLTDYDPKNEVPSQEDADPDGAGVTDSYGENRVVNQIMQHILDDDVWKGCDFAQVMELAPKHGVFLNEFTFEIDVFRTGAEDQFLTAIKDLTTNRKMHARFASLAADPDSLEPSQFLKDIDSIGKGRVAQRLASVLIKEDVDVCPEYIESALDYLKAKLG